One Sediminibacillus dalangtanensis genomic region harbors:
- a CDS encoding lamin tail domain-containing protein has translation MKRRIVQKRVRQFLSLSIIFTVLLMDAAAILPGSLMVSAATDDALQPKQEKSMEELSVQQEEQNTEEQTEVEGENQTSETDASSQDSKEQAEDSPKKVTENETETAPTDEKNETGGEEHSPNVDQKNTPDQQEETDQQQDTKEQQDEKNSEPQAENIDIDALPPLMITEIMQSEDGYSYFELHNHSNLPFVLDFLNFSFSSSEDHTSIENGPKTIEPDQTLIFWNNEKQRNTQDFIDHYQADISLESIVEFTGPVFTDGQKLSVTMPDKEEIVSASFTTEDRQLGKAVHFQYPASGKEMRLFQTDSGNTPTLTDDGQLPEQKITLADMSQPVVHHDAIQEVESGKAVKVEAEIDADGQAVVATLFYQTSDQPDFDTIEMTPKEKNRFSAELAADQLQGKTFTYYMTVTTAHDQVTYPAEAPVEVKITQPEKAEEVQATAKVSQQAELEDFSSYPHLLITELSPNSKGGGTDYFEYFELYNNTDQPLSLTNYRFLYYYTDSDSEVVFQIPDTILEPQETRVFWYNNGGKTIEAFNANFDTELTEEQLVEVTDSSFPGFANGGNRALILQDNHGEQVIYADYLGEENDNTGADIHYQYPTEGTVMKKYHTMAEPTPGTIDMEQVPDQPVPVPETDEDVTEPVINHEPISEATAFSPLAIEATITDDRAVPTATLYVKAEGEEDYTPLAMSAAGADPTTYTADIPGIYVRDDFRYYIEASDGIHTVRTKEAFVKVEKQEADPEKLPSLLVTEVVPDSTNTGSADGYEFIEVYNNTNQAINFQDYKLQYRYGTDPESDILWPSVPDDVVIPSGETLVFWVINGENGGQSVADFNANYGTDLVENQDIVRVHTAGMANGSMRGLIVATNAGEELSIAYYNDEEEVDDTKPNKGIVYTYPRDGSNLMKKVSAGMLQATPGSVGDYQVPDSRVTVPEDNTPPTIDNLTEVTEVKQTENIDLTADVTDDIAVKTVQVHYRTNGQEAYQSALLQEDYDDMLYHFRVYSPEIIAKEYVEYYFTASDGTNQTKSDTYRIQVTSTLDNSSLRLNVKDGAVLNGEKVIKATSREDEPEAVKLLIDGKEAGEKTSRAVEHPAYFAFEVSGVNTYFQNGVTIGDEIVHIFDDWIAQWQTITVPIEPEKLKVGANTITIRAGNKATPWEGDPGENRDDYNLRNVRLVLSDGTVLTDPVHADADTVLDMGDDGTMRISEDFTFTIEEELAPSKAYLWDTEQVEDGRHVITAEDQDERVDTEVYVDNAAPVIETNIEESHEYKGEFAINVSVSDEIAGVEEQTIWLDGEEIDVPYAASSGLLTAGTHELRIEAIDTVGNQSEKMVEFSVVDEHPSNPVNQSPQADLNQPIDGDPTLRVKVKDPMGDAMDVGFYQAYQYTPADLDHVVSFSNKADVEPPATQVPDGETVFNKGDIGLASEKDGKYMVTDSTGQFPYHRFDVTVDDQVDEDDLIELVWNGNSLAGRKVTMYAWNHPEAKWEMVDFRIAGEEDFELTGTVSVKEFVKDNKVNVIVQDEIPSDPEAYDYTFVWMSDTQYYSESYPYIYDKQTKWIVENREAMNIQYVMHTGDLVDESDKEYQWLHADDYMKTLDDADVPYGVLAGNHDVAQKTNDYTEYYKYFGADRFQDKPYYGGSYLNNRGHYDLISANGNDYIMVYLGWGIEEEGIAWMNEVLAAYPDRQAILNFHEYLQATGTRHPLGDKLYNEVVVPNENVIAVLSGHYHEAQLLVDELDDDGDGATDRTVYQMLADYQAGPEGGQGYMRLLHFDTANNRIFVNTYSPYLDDYNYYDSDAYPDKDEFTLELDLEAKQKRVATDSFAVNVYTNNEIGTVEDVPSGETAEVTWTGLEEGETYSWYALVTDQFTGEARSDIWSFVKGKEEKEPDQPEPPQDGEDPESDPVPPGKGENPVPPSDNEGDKDDYDKPEDPVDPGKDKETPPKNQSGDKEDGSKEGPEKDKNDDGEKKEDPVNDFSSLLGGKLADTATNMYNLLVIGFLLFVTGASLFIYFYRKKRLI, from the coding sequence ATGAAAAGGAGAATAGTGCAAAAACGAGTACGTCAATTTTTGTCGCTGAGCATCATTTTTACCGTTTTACTGATGGACGCGGCTGCAATCCTGCCTGGCAGTTTAATGGTTTCTGCTGCTACGGACGATGCCCTCCAACCAAAGCAGGAGAAATCCATGGAAGAATTATCCGTACAACAGGAAGAACAAAACACTGAAGAACAAACAGAAGTGGAAGGAGAAAACCAAACTAGTGAAACAGATGCCTCCTCTCAAGATTCAAAAGAGCAAGCAGAGGATAGTCCGAAAAAAGTGACTGAGAATGAAACCGAAACAGCCCCAACAGATGAGAAAAATGAAACAGGTGGGGAAGAACATTCACCTAACGTAGACCAGAAGAATACACCTGACCAGCAAGAAGAGACTGATCAACAGCAAGATACAAAGGAACAGCAAGACGAAAAAAACTCTGAGCCACAAGCGGAAAATATCGACATCGATGCTTTACCCCCTTTAATGATTACCGAAATCATGCAGAGTGAGGACGGCTACAGCTATTTTGAACTACATAACCATTCTAATTTGCCGTTCGTCCTTGATTTCCTGAACTTTTCTTTTTCCTCTTCTGAAGACCATACAAGCATAGAAAATGGCCCAAAAACCATCGAACCAGACCAAACCCTTATTTTCTGGAATAATGAGAAACAACGAAATACACAAGACTTTATCGACCACTATCAAGCAGATATATCGCTAGAATCGATTGTCGAGTTTACCGGCCCCGTGTTTACTGATGGACAAAAGCTTTCCGTGACAATGCCGGATAAGGAGGAAATCGTTTCGGCAAGCTTTACGACGGAAGATAGGCAGTTAGGAAAAGCGGTACATTTTCAATATCCGGCAAGCGGAAAAGAAATGAGGCTTTTTCAAACAGATTCCGGTAACACTCCGACGCTGACGGATGATGGCCAGCTTCCAGAGCAGAAGATCACGCTGGCTGATATGTCGCAACCTGTCGTTCATCACGATGCGATACAAGAAGTGGAAAGCGGAAAGGCAGTAAAAGTCGAAGCAGAAATCGATGCAGATGGACAAGCTGTGGTGGCAACGCTTTTCTACCAAACTAGTGATCAGCCAGACTTCGATACCATCGAAATGACCCCGAAGGAAAAGAATCGCTTTTCCGCAGAATTAGCAGCCGATCAATTGCAAGGTAAGACCTTTACTTATTATATGACCGTGACAACTGCCCATGATCAAGTTACTTATCCTGCGGAAGCGCCGGTCGAAGTGAAGATAACCCAGCCGGAAAAGGCAGAGGAAGTACAGGCTACAGCGAAAGTAAGTCAACAAGCAGAATTGGAGGATTTTTCTTCATATCCCCATTTGTTGATTACCGAATTGTCCCCCAATTCAAAAGGGGGCGGAACCGATTACTTTGAGTACTTTGAACTGTATAATAATACGGATCAGCCACTATCGTTGACAAACTATCGATTTCTTTATTACTACACGGATTCTGATAGTGAAGTAGTTTTCCAGATTCCTGACACGATCCTGGAGCCACAGGAAACACGCGTTTTCTGGTATAACAATGGCGGCAAAACGATCGAAGCATTTAATGCGAACTTTGACACGGAGCTGACGGAAGAACAGCTTGTCGAGGTTACGGATTCCAGCTTTCCTGGCTTTGCCAATGGAGGAAACCGTGCGCTTATTTTGCAGGACAACCATGGAGAACAAGTAATTTATGCCGATTATCTAGGGGAAGAGAATGATAATACAGGGGCAGACATCCATTACCAATATCCAACGGAAGGGACGGTCATGAAAAAATACCATACCATGGCAGAACCTACTCCAGGTACTATCGACATGGAACAAGTACCGGACCAGCCAGTTCCTGTACCGGAAACAGATGAAGATGTCACGGAACCGGTCATCAACCATGAGCCTATATCGGAAGCGACCGCCTTCTCCCCGCTTGCCATTGAAGCCACCATTACGGATGATCGGGCTGTACCTACTGCTACGCTATATGTAAAAGCGGAAGGCGAAGAAGATTATACCCCATTGGCGATGTCAGCTGCGGGAGCAGATCCAACCACTTACACAGCCGATATACCTGGTATCTATGTCAGGGATGACTTTCGCTACTATATCGAAGCTAGTGATGGCATTCATACTGTTCGCACGAAAGAAGCCTTCGTCAAGGTGGAAAAACAGGAGGCAGATCCGGAAAAACTACCATCCCTGCTGGTGACAGAGGTGGTTCCTGATTCAACCAACACGGGCTCTGCCGATGGGTATGAGTTCATCGAAGTCTACAACAATACGAATCAAGCCATCAATTTTCAAGATTACAAGCTTCAATATCGCTATGGCACCGATCCGGAAAGTGATATCCTCTGGCCGTCGGTTCCTGACGACGTCGTCATACCATCCGGCGAAACCCTTGTGTTTTGGGTTATTAACGGGGAAAACGGCGGCCAGTCCGTTGCTGATTTTAATGCCAATTATGGTACCGACCTAGTGGAAAATCAGGACATTGTCCGAGTTCACACGGCAGGAATGGCTAATGGAAGCATGAGAGGGCTGATCGTTGCGACCAATGCAGGCGAAGAATTATCGATTGCTTATTATAACGACGAGGAAGAGGTAGACGATACCAAGCCAAATAAAGGGATTGTCTATACGTACCCAAGGGACGGCTCGAATTTAATGAAAAAAGTGAGCGCAGGCATGTTACAAGCTACCCCTGGATCGGTAGGAGACTATCAAGTTCCTGACAGCCGGGTCACGGTGCCGGAGGATAATACGCCTCCGACCATCGACAATTTGACAGAAGTAACCGAAGTGAAGCAAACGGAAAATATCGATTTGACAGCTGATGTCACAGACGATATCGCTGTGAAGACCGTCCAAGTGCATTATCGTACAAATGGACAGGAGGCTTATCAATCTGCACTTCTTCAAGAAGATTACGATGATATGCTGTACCATTTCCGTGTTTATTCGCCGGAAATTATTGCAAAAGAATATGTCGAATATTATTTCACTGCATCCGACGGAACGAATCAAACGAAAAGTGACACGTACCGGATTCAAGTGACCAGCACCTTGGACAATTCCAGTCTGCGTTTAAATGTGAAGGACGGTGCTGTCTTAAACGGCGAAAAAGTAATCAAAGCAACATCCCGCGAGGATGAGCCCGAAGCCGTGAAGCTGTTGATTGACGGCAAGGAAGCAGGGGAGAAAACTTCACGAGCGGTCGAGCATCCCGCCTATTTCGCTTTTGAAGTTAGCGGCGTCAATACCTATTTCCAGAACGGAGTAACCATCGGGGATGAAATTGTGCATATTTTTGATGACTGGATTGCACAATGGCAGACGATCACGGTACCGATTGAGCCGGAAAAACTAAAGGTTGGCGCCAACACGATTACCATACGGGCGGGAAATAAAGCAACCCCATGGGAAGGTGACCCGGGTGAAAACCGGGATGATTACAATCTCCGCAATGTCCGGCTGGTATTATCGGATGGAACGGTATTGACCGATCCGGTTCATGCTGATGCCGACACGGTGCTGGATATGGGCGATGATGGGACAATGCGCATTTCGGAAGACTTCACTTTTACGATTGAAGAAGAACTTGCGCCATCGAAAGCGTATCTATGGGACACAGAACAAGTTGAGGATGGAAGGCATGTCATCACTGCAGAAGATCAGGATGAACGAGTGGACACTGAAGTATATGTCGACAATGCTGCACCCGTAATCGAGACAAATATAGAGGAAAGCCACGAATACAAGGGCGAATTTGCTATAAACGTATCCGTTTCCGACGAAATTGCCGGAGTCGAGGAGCAGACTATCTGGCTTGACGGAGAAGAAATCGATGTTCCTTATGCTGCTTCTTCTGGACTGTTGACAGCAGGAACCCATGAATTACGAATCGAAGCAATCGATACTGTCGGCAATCAGTCTGAAAAAATGGTGGAATTTTCCGTAGTCGACGAACATCCATCCAATCCGGTCAACCAAAGCCCGCAGGCAGATTTGAACCAACCAATTGACGGTGATCCCACCTTGCGGGTCAAAGTGAAAGACCCGATGGGTGACGCCATGGATGTCGGTTTTTATCAGGCCTATCAATATACACCAGCTGATCTGGACCATGTCGTCTCTTTTAGCAACAAAGCGGATGTTGAACCGCCAGCAACCCAGGTTCCCGATGGGGAGACAGTTTTCAACAAAGGAGATATCGGTCTTGCTTCCGAAAAGGATGGAAAGTATATGGTGACGGACTCCACTGGACAGTTCCCTTATCATCGGTTTGATGTCACGGTGGATGATCAGGTGGATGAGGATGATTTGATCGAGCTTGTCTGGAACGGCAACTCGCTGGCAGGAAGAAAAGTGACCATGTATGCCTGGAACCATCCGGAAGCGAAGTGGGAAATGGTCGATTTCCGGATAGCAGGGGAGGAAGATTTTGAATTGACTGGAACGGTATCTGTAAAAGAATTTGTCAAGGACAACAAGGTCAATGTCATTGTACAGGATGAAATTCCGAGTGATCCGGAGGCGTACGATTATACGTTTGTCTGGATGTCCGATACGCAATATTACTCGGAAAGTTATCCATATATTTATGACAAGCAGACAAAATGGATTGTAGAAAACAGAGAAGCGATGAATATCCAGTACGTCATGCATACCGGCGACCTGGTCGATGAATCGGACAAGGAATATCAATGGCTTCATGCCGATGACTATATGAAGACACTGGATGATGCGGATGTGCCATATGGCGTCCTAGCCGGAAACCATGATGTCGCACAAAAAACCAATGACTATACCGAATACTACAAGTACTTCGGGGCAGACAGGTTCCAGGACAAGCCGTATTACGGCGGCTCTTATTTGAACAATCGCGGCCATTATGACCTAATTTCCGCCAATGGAAACGATTATATCATGGTGTATCTTGGCTGGGGTATCGAAGAGGAAGGCATCGCCTGGATGAATGAAGTATTGGCTGCTTACCCTGACCGTCAGGCAATTCTAAACTTCCATGAATATTTACAGGCAACAGGAACAAGGCATCCATTGGGAGATAAATTGTATAACGAAGTCGTCGTTCCGAATGAAAATGTCATTGCCGTTCTATCCGGGCATTACCATGAAGCACAATTGCTTGTGGACGAGCTCGATGACGATGGAGATGGGGCAACGGACCGTACGGTGTATCAAATGCTGGCTGATTACCAGGCAGGTCCTGAAGGCGGTCAAGGTTACATGCGTCTGCTGCATTTCGATACTGCCAACAACCGTATTTTCGTCAATACGTATTCTCCGTATCTAGATGATTATAATTATTACGATTCCGACGCCTATCCAGATAAGGATGAATTTACGCTGGAATTGGATCTGGAAGCGAAACAAAAGCGAGTGGCAACGGATTCTTTTGCCGTCAATGTCTACACGAATAATGAAATCGGAACAGTAGAAGATGTACCAAGTGGAGAAACAGCGGAGGTAACGTGGACCGGACTGGAAGAAGGGGAGACCTACTCCTGGTATGCGCTGGTTACCGACCAGTTCACCGGTGAAGCAAGGTCGGACATATGGTCCTTTGTCAAAGGAAAAGAGGAAAAGGAGCCGGATCAGCCAGAACCTCCTCAAGATGGAGAGGATCCAGAAAGTGACCCGGTACCTCCCGGTAAAGGTGAAAACCCAGTGCCTCCTTCAGACAATGAGGGAGATAAAGATGACTACGATAAGCCAGAAGATCCTGTAGATCCTGGAAAAGATAAGGAAACACCGCCAAAGAACCAATCGGGAGATAAGGAGGATGGCAGTAAGGAAGGACCAGAAAAAGATAAGAATGATGATGGGGAGAAGAAGGAAGACCCTGTCAATGATTTTTCTTCACTATTGGGCGGAAAGCTTGCCGATACAGCAACCAATATGTACAACCTGCTGGTGATTGGCTTCCTGTTGTTCGTCACTGGTGCAAGCTTGTTCATCTATTTTTACAGAAAAAAACGATTGATTTGA